From one Leptospiraceae bacterium genomic stretch:
- a CDS encoding 3-hydroxyacyl-CoA dehydrogenase family protein, which translates to MREIKTVTIVGANGSMGAGSAAIVAAFGEAKVHMLARDVDKAKEGIAKAIKSVRTDTIKSRMIPGTYDKDLAKAVAESDWVFELVAESYAVKEPINAQIAKARKPGTIVSTVSSGLSIERLAKSFDADGQKHYFGTHFFNPPYKMILCELVSHKGSDLKLKAELGKYLEQKLRRAVVYTNDTPAFAGNRIGFQLMNEIAQFAEKYQNKGGLALMDAIMGGFTGRAMGPLATVDFVGLDVHKAIVDNLYEFTNDSAHETFKLPKYMQKLIDKGDLGGKTGQGLFKRSKSADGKREKFVYNISTGNYDPYPKFDIPFAKEASAKIASSDYKGAMEVIKAAKGLEADLCRYFLARYISYSLSIVGEVVDTKENADAAMGFGFNWVPASAFVDLLGGVVETKKFLTASKIEIPQVLAKANPKETFYKLQNKLDARALFRA; encoded by the coding sequence ATGAGAGAGATTAAAACAGTTACAATCGTCGGAGCGAATGGCTCCATGGGTGCAGGCAGTGCAGCTATCGTTGCCGCGTTTGGAGAAGCGAAGGTTCATATGCTTGCGAGAGACGTTGATAAAGCAAAGGAAGGTATTGCCAAAGCAATTAAGTCTGTAAGAACCGATACAATCAAATCAAGAATGATTCCTGGAACTTACGATAAAGATTTAGCTAAAGCAGTCGCTGAATCAGATTGGGTATTTGAATTAGTCGCGGAAAGTTATGCTGTCAAAGAGCCGATCAATGCACAAATAGCAAAGGCTCGCAAACCTGGAACGATAGTATCCACAGTATCGTCTGGATTATCTATTGAAAGACTTGCGAAATCATTTGATGCAGATGGACAAAAACATTATTTTGGAACTCACTTTTTCAATCCTCCTTACAAAATGATTCTTTGTGAATTAGTATCACACAAAGGTTCTGATTTAAAATTAAAAGCTGAGCTAGGAAAATACTTAGAGCAAAAACTTCGCCGTGCTGTTGTTTATACAAATGATACTCCAGCCTTCGCAGGAAATAGAATTGGATTTCAATTAATGAATGAAATCGCTCAGTTTGCTGAAAAGTATCAGAATAAGGGCGGTTTGGCTCTTATGGATGCTATCATGGGTGGATTTACAGGTCGCGCAATGGGACCGTTAGCCACTGTTGATTTCGTTGGTCTTGATGTTCACAAAGCTATCGTTGATAATCTATATGAGTTTACTAATGATTCTGCGCACGAAACTTTTAAACTTCCTAAATACATGCAGAAATTAATTGATAAAGGTGACCTCGGTGGAAAGACCGGACAGGGTCTCTTTAAAAGATCAAAATCTGCTGACGGTAAACGTGAAAAGTTTGTTTATAATATTTCTACTGGAAATTATGATCCGTATCCAAAATTTGATATTCCTTTCGCAAAAGAAGCAAGTGCAAAGATTGCTTCTTCTGATTACAAAGGTGCAATGGAAGTTATTAAAGCAGCAAAAGGCTTAGAAGCTGATCTTTGCCGTTATTTCCTAGCGCGTTATATCAGTTATTCGCTCTCTATTGTTGGTGAAGTTGTTGATACAAAAGAAAATGCTGATGCAGCAATGGGATTTGGATTTAACTGGGTTCCTGCTTCTGCCTTTGTTGATTTACTCGGTGGTGTTGTTGAAACTAAAAAGTTTCTCACAGCATCTAAGATTGAAATACCACAAGTATTAGCAAAAGCAAATCCAAAAGAAACATTCTACAAACTACAAAATAAACTAGATGCAAGAGCGCTATTCAGAGCGTAA
- a CDS encoding thiolase domain-containing protein (Catalyzes the synthesis of acetoacetyl coenzyme A from two molecules of acetyl coenzyme A. It can also act as a thiolase, catalyzing the reverse reaction and generating two-carbon units from the four-carbon product of fatty acid oxidation), which translates to MAKGNPVYILGGAQTDFQRNWSKEGKTFLSIMKEVTDDGLLAAGIDYSEIQKLNKNNRVAVFVGNFDAEQYATQGHLGAFLTEVNPAFNGVPGGRFEAACASGSIALDAAATKIRVEDYDVAIVVGVEIMKTVNSAIGGDFLGTAAYYEKEAKGIEFPFPKLFGKLADVILDRYKLKEAVFMDALAEISRINYANAKRNPNAQTRSWFMNKEHAAARGGENNMAVGGRLCIADCSQVTDGGALVVLASKKYAAEYAKKRKLKLGSIPQIKGWGHRVAPVTFEGKVAESKGNKFILPWTKTTVDDAYTRAKMSVKNIDVFETHDCFTSSEYAAVSAFGISAPGKEHEAIQKGVIDFNGKKPINPSGGLIGVGHPVGASGVRMMLDLYKQVTGTAGDYQVKGAKNGLMLNIGGSATTNVVFIVGR; encoded by the coding sequence ATGGCAAAAGGAAATCCAGTATACATACTCGGTGGAGCACAAACCGACTTTCAAAGAAATTGGTCAAAAGAAGGTAAAACATTTCTTTCTATTATGAAAGAAGTTACAGATGACGGACTGTTAGCCGCAGGCATTGATTATAGTGAAATTCAAAAATTAAACAAGAACAATCGAGTTGCTGTTTTCGTTGGAAATTTTGATGCAGAACAATATGCAACACAAGGACATCTTGGCGCATTCTTAACGGAAGTAAATCCTGCATTTAACGGAGTTCCAGGTGGAAGATTTGAAGCTGCTTGTGCTTCTGGCTCTATTGCACTTGACGCTGCTGCAACTAAGATTCGTGTAGAAGACTATGATGTAGCGATTGTTGTTGGCGTTGAAATCATGAAGACTGTTAATTCAGCAATAGGCGGTGACTTCTTAGGAACTGCTGCTTATTACGAAAAAGAAGCGAAGGGAATTGAATTTCCATTTCCTAAACTCTTCGGTAAGCTAGCCGATGTTATCCTCGACAGATACAAACTCAAAGAAGCAGTGTTTATGGATGCACTCGCTGAAATCTCTCGAATCAATTATGCAAATGCAAAGAGAAATCCAAATGCTCAAACCAGAAGTTGGTTCATGAATAAAGAACATGCAGCAGCCCGCGGTGGAGAAAACAATATGGCAGTGGGCGGAAGACTTTGTATTGCTGATTGTTCTCAAGTAACTGACGGTGGCGCATTAGTAGTATTAGCCTCTAAAAAATATGCTGCTGAGTATGCAAAGAAACGCAAATTAAAACTAGGTAGTATTCCACAAATCAAAGGCTGGGGACATAGAGTTGCTCCTGTTACCTTTGAAGGAAAAGTTGCTGAATCTAAAGGGAACAAATTCATTCTTCCTTGGACAAAGACTACTGTAGACGACGCTTACACAAGAGCTAAGATGAGTGTTAAAAATATTGATGTATTCGAAACTCATGACTGCTTCACTTCTAGCGAATACGCAGCAGTATCCGCTTTCGGAATTTCAGCGCCCGGAAAAGAGCACGAAGCAATCCAAAAAGGAGTCATCGACTTCAACGGTAAAAAGCCAATTAACCCAAGTGGTGGGCTAATCGGTGTTGGTCACCCTGTAGGAGCAAGTGGAGTTCGCATGATGCTTGATCTCTACAAACAAGTAACCGGCACAGCAGGTGATTACCAAGTCAAAGGTGCCAAAAATGGGCTTATGCTCAACATAGGTGGATCGGCTACAACTAACGTTGTGTTCATCGTCGGAAGATAA
- a CDS encoding suppressor of fused domain protein translates to MIDTISYKVIYQEANPYGSLTAYLEDDSRTVYLYLQSEQNPEWKIRALWIRNRVAAPDKRDQADFTNGLAPILLANEVSSDVDISEIKAEDVHFIWTEEGDGVAVFIKEELHAFLPSWSGIKGLAGYSKFARVETITAHPLGDSNHGVIAEIVERSRKFWEFRAEKDSSKRIQSSRLDFLESKFGQHTKYWSADGGKFPYVGIAKFESPIFPEVILYSTVGLSAQNMPTVDLFHKDYLDYARVELVIAVRYLPGDKSETWVPHFLGELVKFPWNMTKWLGAGHTISMNRRDPDALHLNFTSAILLKDLSSVDNSDLKLATIPDLNGLITESNQPVNFLFIQPINDEEAYFMRSEGSKALMSLIAEKGVGWVHNSEREGLL, encoded by the coding sequence TTGATAGACACGATTTCTTATAAAGTAATTTACCAAGAGGCAAATCCTTATGGATCGTTGACTGCCTATTTAGAGGACGATTCAAGGACTGTTTATCTTTATCTTCAGTCAGAGCAAAATCCGGAATGGAAGATTAGAGCCTTATGGATTCGCAATCGAGTAGCTGCACCAGATAAACGAGATCAGGCTGATTTCACTAATGGATTAGCTCCGATATTACTTGCAAATGAAGTTTCATCGGATGTAGATATATCGGAGATTAAGGCAGAAGACGTTCATTTTATTTGGACAGAAGAAGGGGATGGAGTCGCTGTATTCATTAAAGAAGAGCTACATGCATTTCTTCCTTCTTGGTCTGGAATAAAAGGTCTTGCTGGCTACTCGAAGTTTGCCCGTGTTGAGACTATCACTGCTCATCCGCTCGGTGATTCTAATCACGGAGTAATTGCGGAGATTGTAGAACGTTCCCGTAAGTTCTGGGAGTTTAGAGCAGAGAAAGATTCATCGAAAAGAATTCAATCTTCTCGTCTTGACTTTCTCGAAAGCAAATTCGGACAGCATACTAAGTATTGGTCTGCCGATGGCGGCAAATTCCCGTATGTCGGCATTGCAAAGTTTGAATCACCAATTTTCCCTGAAGTTATTCTTTATTCTACAGTTGGACTCAGTGCTCAGAATATGCCAACGGTGGATTTATTTCATAAGGATTATCTCGATTATGCGCGAGTTGAACTTGTAATCGCTGTTCGTTATTTGCCGGGAGACAAATCTGAAACATGGGTGCCTCATTTTCTAGGTGAGCTTGTTAAATTTCCATGGAATATGACTAAGTGGTTAGGGGCAGGACATACAATTTCTATGAATCGCCGTGATCCAGATGCTTTGCATTTGAATTTTACATCTGCCATTTTATTGAAAGATCTTTCTTCTGTAGATAATTCAGATTTAAAGTTGGCTACAATTCCTGATTTGAATGGTTTAATTACGGAATCAAATCAACCTGTAAATTTTTTATTTATTCAACCAATCAATGACGAAGAGGCATATTTTATGAGATCAGAAGGCTCCAAAGCCCTGATGAGTTTGATTGCAGAGAAAGGAGTTGGCTGGGTTCACAATTCTGAAAGAGAAGGACTGTTATGA
- a CDS encoding DsbA family oxidoreductase has protein sequence MQVEIWSDIMCPFCYIGKRKFEAALEKFPNKDKVEIIWRSYQLDPNIKAQPDKDIYTYLAEAKGQSLEWSKKMHENVINMAKSVGLEYNFDKAVIANSFDAHRLIQLAKKHGLGDAMEERLFKAYFTEGKNFADHETLATIGDEIGLDKSEILSMLRSDDLADNVHSDVEQGMRLGLRGVPFFVFNRQIGVAGAQDPEIFLQALQEANK, from the coding sequence ATGCAAGTAGAAATTTGGTCAGACATCATGTGTCCGTTTTGTTATATTGGAAAGAGAAAATTCGAAGCTGCTCTAGAAAAATTCCCAAATAAAGACAAAGTAGAAATTATTTGGCGTAGTTATCAACTCGATCCCAATATTAAAGCTCAGCCGGACAAGGATATATATACTTACCTAGCAGAGGCAAAAGGTCAATCATTAGAATGGTCTAAAAAGATGCACGAAAATGTGATTAATATGGCTAAGTCGGTCGGACTAGAGTATAACTTCGATAAGGCGGTGATTGCGAATTCTTTCGATGCACATCGTCTAATTCAACTTGCAAAGAAGCATGGTCTAGGGGATGCTATGGAAGAAAGACTATTCAAAGCTTATTTCACTGAAGGCAAAAACTTTGCAGATCATGAAACACTCGCAACTATAGGAGATGAAATTGGACTCGATAAGAGCGAGATTTTATCCATGCTTCGGTCAGATGATCTAGCGGATAACGTTCATTCAGATGTAGAACAAGGAATGCGCCTAGGTCTTCGGGGTGTTCCGTTCTTTGTATTCAATCGCCAAATTGGAGTTGCCGGTGCACAAGATCCAGAAATATTTCTGCAGGCATTGCAAGAAGCGAACAAATAA
- a CDS encoding enoyl-CoA hydratase/isomerase family protein, translated as MNFKREALNLSGGKAELITIQTNEQNSLTRPTMLELAKILKEIQTDDSYKGAILTSENPKFFSNGLDAETLINTPPDELVDAVGGICILFGEMLRFDKPLVAEVTGHAMGGGAVMTMACDYKYMLSTGCRISFTEIGFGLPLPGMFVYKLQQSIHLTKLNEICMEAAAYKGPEAKEVGMIDEIAATKEDLRKLSIKKLESVFRFPLSAVRYTKQNINMRALDDFETHLRNSRDWLSIPAIKNNMLEAMKALKEKRRPVFV; from the coding sequence ATGAACTTTAAACGAGAAGCTTTAAACCTAAGTGGCGGCAAAGCAGAATTAATCACAATCCAAACAAACGAACAGAATTCTTTAACAAGACCAACGATGCTTGAACTTGCTAAAATCCTAAAAGAAATCCAGACTGACGATTCTTACAAAGGAGCAATCCTCACTTCTGAGAATCCAAAGTTTTTTTCTAATGGTCTTGATGCAGAAACACTTATCAACACACCTCCTGATGAATTGGTAGATGCAGTTGGCGGCATATGCATATTATTCGGAGAAATGCTTCGCTTCGACAAACCATTAGTAGCCGAAGTAACAGGTCATGCAATGGGTGGTGGTGCTGTGATGACAATGGCATGCGATTATAAGTATATGCTTTCTACTGGTTGTCGCATTTCATTTACTGAAATAGGTTTTGGTTTGCCATTACCCGGTATGTTCGTTTATAAATTACAACAATCCATTCATCTTACCAAACTAAATGAAATTTGTATGGAAGCCGCTGCCTACAAAGGACCGGAAGCAAAAGAAGTTGGAATGATAGATGAAATTGCAGCAACAAAAGAAGACTTACGAAAACTCTCTATAAAAAAACTAGAATCCGTTTTCCGTTTTCCATTATCCGCTGTAAGATACACAAAACAAAATATAAACATGCGAGCACTCGACGATTTCGAAACTCATCTAAGAAATTCCCGCGATTGGCTTTCTATTCCAGCTATTAAAAATAATATGCTCGAAGCAATGAAAGCATTAAAGGAAAAAAGAAGACCAGTGTTTGTATAG
- a CDS encoding HDOD domain-containing protein, with the protein MTTEKHISIGTNPDTLKPYNIMLVDDAAIDRSLLRRFLQSEKFDILHESETGDDLLYHLAHTSHMPDLVCVDLHLPGKNGVEVIKEINQLYPTLKILVVSASEDKGLIHSLLQLKIHGFLKKPFNRNSIIDKFGQVLGRAGIINASDATAKTIRLSDLAIPPLPMVAIKVMSFDTDNPAGGSEELEKIISPDQAITTDIMKIANSSYYGRSGKINTLRDAITLLGMKTVKNLVMLKSNKQFTKNLGGEIYQKQLHELPVLTALIAFDLTSPLGLKRIREEVFLAGLLHKIGMTILALNFPTRYSELLELASTGVRDLLFVEKENFNTDHIEAGARVFKMWNMPISLQQSIAHQNFQLNAMEMMSDVVKLTRLANILASKMLGFVIPLYDANIEPAIYESYKFTDELKNSFQQEYYDMIKDHPFFEMMA; encoded by the coding sequence ATGACCACAGAAAAACATATTTCCATCGGGACGAATCCTGACACATTAAAACCATATAACATTATGCTTGTTGACGATGCAGCGATAGATAGAAGTTTACTCAGAAGGTTCCTGCAATCTGAGAAATTTGATATTTTACATGAATCTGAAACCGGCGATGATTTATTGTATCATCTAGCGCATACTAGTCATATGCCTGATTTAGTTTGTGTTGATTTACATTTACCCGGAAAGAATGGAGTAGAAGTAATTAAAGAGATTAATCAGTTATACCCGACACTAAAAATTTTAGTAGTTTCGGCTTCCGAAGATAAAGGTTTGATTCATTCCCTCTTACAATTAAAGATACATGGATTCTTAAAAAAACCATTCAACCGAAATTCAATCATCGATAAGTTTGGACAAGTGCTAGGACGAGCTGGTATTATTAATGCTTCAGACGCAACAGCTAAAACAATACGTCTTTCTGATCTTGCAATTCCTCCTCTTCCGATGGTCGCTATTAAGGTAATGAGTTTTGATACAGACAATCCGGCAGGCGGCAGCGAAGAGTTAGAAAAAATAATTAGTCCCGATCAAGCGATTACTACGGATATTATGAAGATAGCAAATTCTTCTTATTATGGAAGGTCAGGCAAGATTAATACATTGAGGGATGCGATTACCCTTTTGGGTATGAAGACAGTAAAGAATTTGGTAATGCTTAAATCAAATAAACAATTTACCAAGAATCTTGGTGGTGAAATTTATCAAAAGCAACTTCATGAATTACCGGTATTAACCGCACTGATTGCATTTGATTTAACTAGTCCGCTTGGGTTGAAGCGAATCAGGGAAGAGGTTTTTTTAGCTGGTCTACTTCACAAAATTGGAATGACTATTTTAGCTTTGAATTTTCCAACTCGCTATTCTGAATTATTGGAATTAGCCTCTACTGGAGTGCGAGATTTACTCTTTGTAGAAAAAGAGAATTTTAATACAGACCATATTGAAGCAGGAGCGAGGGTTTTTAAAATGTGGAATATGCCAATCTCATTGCAACAGTCTATAGCACACCAAAACTTTCAACTCAATGCAATGGAAATGATGAGTGATGTAGTCAAGCTGACTAGACTAGCTAATATTCTGGCTTCTAAAATGCTCGGTTTTGTTATTCCTTTGTATGATGCGAACATTGAGCCAGCGATTTACGAATCATATAAATTTACGGATGAGTTAAAAAATTCGTTTCAACAAGAATATTACGATATGATTAAGGATCACCCGTTCTTTGAAATGATGGCTTAG
- a CDS encoding SH3 domain-containing protein, producing MKIIFIILILAMNLFAEDFPKTNTRYVLIQSGVLNVREKPVDGNVLAKLKAGDTVTILDETEPASYGWKKVKTSGGIVGFTSEEFIGYFPITEIQKAKLIGVVGTGDSSDNIKKGALRILGASFSGKWYGFDGSGDFNYLLNYAVSSKKTFDISQNAKKVGSFKAENVAKYGCQEFKGISGTASSKELTSSNEKLFLGTLGISESKSNYSLTEKISADLTSNLLKEAGLVFKKNKVSAKELENISEKKIIQITTAKDKSYLVARYAIKKEFTEKHSVSFVAEILKNNEIKLIHSNFETLPEERGNYGGSFHFMGILDLDNSGVPAILFHHIGFDSGIYEIFRITKDKIESVFLGGGDAC from the coding sequence ATGAAAATAATATTTATAATTCTAATACTTGCAATGAATCTCTTCGCAGAAGATTTTCCTAAGACAAACACTCGTTATGTGCTCATTCAATCAGGGGTATTGAATGTAAGAGAAAAACCAGTAGATGGTAATGTTCTCGCAAAGCTAAAAGCAGGCGATACAGTGACTATCCTTGACGAAACTGAGCCAGCTAGCTATGGATGGAAGAAAGTGAAAACATCTGGCGGCATAGTTGGATTTACCTCGGAAGAGTTTATTGGTTATTTCCCTATAACAGAAATACAAAAAGCAAAACTCATCGGAGTCGTAGGAACAGGTGACTCTTCAGATAATATAAAAAAAGGCGCTTTGAGAATTCTAGGAGCCTCTTTTTCTGGAAAATGGTATGGCTTTGATGGTTCGGGCGATTTCAATTATCTTCTCAATTATGCAGTTTCAAGCAAGAAAACATTCGATATATCGCAAAATGCGAAGAAGGTAGGAAGTTTTAAAGCAGAGAATGTTGCTAAATACGGATGTCAGGAATTCAAAGGAATCTCAGGAACTGCTTCTTCTAAAGAACTTACCTCTTCCAACGAAAAGTTATTTCTAGGCACACTCGGCATTTCTGAGTCTAAGTCTAATTATTCACTCACAGAAAAAATATCTGCCGACCTTACTTCGAATCTTCTCAAGGAAGCAGGTTTAGTTTTTAAAAAGAACAAAGTGTCGGCAAAAGAACTAGAAAATATTTCCGAAAAAAAGATTATCCAAATTACTACGGCTAAAGACAAATCTTATTTAGTAGCTCGATATGCTATTAAGAAAGAATTTACAGAAAAACATTCAGTCTCTTTTGTAGCTGAGATTTTAAAAAACAACGAAATCAAACTAATTCATTCCAATTTTGAAACACTACCAGAAGAAAGAGGAAATTATGGCGGTAGCTTTCACTTTATGGGAATTCTAGATTTAGATAATTCAGGCGTTCCAGCTATTCTATTTCATCATATTGGATTCGACTCAGGCATCTATGAAATCTTTCGAATCACAAAAGACAAAATCGAATCTGTATTTCTCGGTGGGGGTGACGCTTGTTAG
- a CDS encoding transposase: MRYIGIDVAKDTFDVAFPSSNSNYKVVQFVNNEEGVKKFIKKLKQDDRSVLEATGSYSTLLTKRIMESGFEVSVVNPLQTKYFSKMTLRRTKTDASDAEMIAEYGLKMSPEPEKPTPDYIDDMRQRRAVLSQLKETVVRFKINYMQ, from the coding sequence ATGAGATACATTGGGATTGATGTGGCAAAGGATACTTTTGACGTAGCGTTTCCTTCTTCTAATTCAAATTACAAAGTCGTTCAGTTTGTAAATAATGAAGAAGGTGTGAAAAAGTTTATCAAGAAGTTAAAACAAGATGATAGAAGTGTATTAGAGGCAACGGGCTCTTATTCAACACTGCTAACCAAAAGAATCATGGAATCTGGATTTGAGGTTTCTGTTGTTAACCCCTTACAGACAAAATATTTTTCTAAGATGACATTGAGAAGAACGAAGACAGATGCGTCAGACGCGGAGATGATTGCAGAGTATGGCTTGAAGATGTCTCCGGAGCCTGAAAAACCTACTCCAGATTACATTGACGATATGCGTCAACGTAGAGCAGTTCTAAGTCAACTTAAAGAAACTGTAGTTCGATTTAAAATCAATTACATGCAATGA
- a CDS encoding transposase — MSKNFTNYKQLSAYVGLCPRISESGTSVKGKVHYLKWV; from the coding sequence ATTTCGAAAAACTTTACGAATTACAAGCAGTTATCCGCATACGTTGGATTATGCCCTCGTATTTCTGAATCGGGAACAAGTGTAAAGGGAAAAGTTCATTATCTAAAATGGGTATGA
- a CDS encoding phospholipase, giving the protein MKNNRKITISIMLIFLSGTGLFAWTDHTLGTYPALANMPEVKDAKPVQVESFEDFLKKESQGLAVLMKEQEDFARANIQNYPPKPDSILFDPNDKQNIRKNFLMAMRLNPNIPLAYYIQELPGTNVSKAESFPIEKISVYKDISFFNRMTYRALKPKANVSPLAVLATAADEPDYGHDIGLYEDNEVEAGKGVITEQGKIYGFGQQPFGDKRFEYGSQAPFHMGFYHEAGIVYAAGGFIKRTLPEYRMNQYLSLARFAFKTGHPYWGYRFTGWGLHFVQDLTQPYHTTLIPGVGAPRMLLINIISKFGLDGAKNGMIKRVADRHIAIEYYQFEWFYSIFKNKETDNLMLRAFSDISGDTSYGEFNQDYIRKVLSKESNERASQLDESIEGWEEIFKFMDYNVRYEEVKVDSPGKKEVDEFLILVMKSFGAHTRNYLRAALKY; this is encoded by the coding sequence ATGAAAAATAACCGAAAGATAACTATTTCCATTATGCTAATATTTCTATCAGGAACAGGATTGTTTGCTTGGACAGACCATACCCTTGGAACATACCCTGCCCTTGCCAATATGCCTGAAGTAAAAGATGCTAAGCCAGTGCAAGTCGAGTCTTTTGAAGACTTCCTCAAAAAGGAAAGCCAAGGTCTTGCAGTATTAATGAAAGAGCAAGAAGATTTTGCTCGTGCGAATATTCAAAATTATCCACCAAAACCTGACTCAATCCTATTTGATCCAAACGATAAACAAAATATAAGAAAAAATTTCTTAATGGCGATGAGATTAAATCCAAACATACCTCTTGCTTATTATATCCAAGAATTACCTGGGACAAATGTTTCTAAAGCGGAAAGTTTTCCAATTGAGAAAATTAGTGTATATAAAGATATTTCTTTTTTTAATCGCATGACCTATAGAGCTTTAAAACCAAAAGCAAACGTTAGTCCCCTTGCTGTTTTGGCTACAGCCGCAGATGAGCCGGACTATGGACATGATATTGGATTGTATGAAGACAATGAAGTAGAAGCAGGCAAAGGAGTCATTACCGAGCAAGGAAAAATATATGGTTTCGGCCAACAGCCATTTGGCGACAAAAGATTTGAGTATGGCTCACAAGCACCTTTTCATATGGGCTTTTATCATGAAGCAGGAATTGTATATGCAGCAGGTGGATTTATTAAACGCACTCTTCCTGAATATCGAATGAATCAATATTTATCTCTTGCTAGATTTGCATTCAAAACAGGTCATCCATATTGGGGTTATCGATTTACCGGATGGGGATTACACTTTGTGCAAGATTTAACTCAGCCTTACCACACAACATTAATTCCAGGAGTCGGAGCACCTAGAATGCTTTTGATTAATATCATTTCAAAATTTGGTTTAGATGGAGCAAAGAATGGAATGATCAAAAGAGTTGCTGATAGACATATTGCTATTGAGTATTACCAATTTGAATGGTTCTATAGTATTTTTAAAAATAAAGAAACAGATAATCTAATGTTACGCGCCTTCTCTGACATCAGTGGAGATACGTCCTATGGAGAGTTTAATCAAGATTATATCCGAAAGGTATTGTCTAAAGAATCAAATGAAAGGGCAAGTCAGTTAGACGAGAGTATTGAAGGATGGGAAGAGATTTTTAAATTTATGGATTACAATGTTCGTTACGAAGAAGTCAAAGTAGATTCTCCCGGAAAGAAAGAAGTAGACGAATTCTTAATCCTTGTAATGAAATCCTTCGGAGCGCATACTCGTAATTATCTGAGAGCTGCATTAAAGTATTAG